A segment of the Thermococcus sp. genome:
GCGAGAATGAAAGGTAGGTACCGGAGAGGTTGGCCAGAAGAACCCTGTAAAACCTAACGGGTGCAACGTTGTCAAGGTAAAGGTACCAGATAAGGGTATAAGTAAAGTACCCGAACACCCCAAAGAGCACCGCAAGGAGGGTATAAACTGAGAGCAACTGGGAAGGCCTGAAATTTATCTCCGATGCCTCGGAGTAGACGCGATACACCAAATAAGCCGTTATGAGCACTGTTAGTCCTATGACTCCCAGCTTCTTCGCCTTCTGAGGCACCTTCACTCTCTCACTTCTCCTCAAGGAGCTTCCTGACGTAGCGAGGTATCTGGAAGAGCGTCTCGTGCCTCTCGGGGTCGTAATAGTACAGATCGAGCTTTTTGGCGCGCCCTAGGTCGACCTTTGTGAAGTCTATATCACCCTTGACCCCAACGAGAAAGCTCCAAGGTGAGGCATAACCGATGACCGGGAAGCTGAAGTAATAAACGCGGTCGAAGACCTTCTTCATGGCCCTGTAAGCGTCGAGAAGTTCGTTGGTGAAGAGGTAAACGCTTCCAGCCTGGGTTATGTAGATTCCGGGATCGTTGAGTCTCTCATAGGCATCACGATAAAACCCCTCACTGAAGAGGAGCTTCGCCGGACCAACAGGGTCGGTGGAATCGACGATTATCACATCGAACTTATCATCACTCTCGCGCAGGTACTCAACGCCATCACCTATAATAAGCTCTGCCCTCTCACACTCATTCTTTACCAGCTTATCAAGCAGGTCTTTGGCCACATCAAGATAGAGGTACGAAGCCTCAACCACCCCGTCGTCTATCTCAACCATGGAAGCTTTCTCGACCGTCTCGTGCCTGAGAATCTCGCGGAGGGTTCCCCCGTCACCACCACCTATTACCAGGACACGCTTTGGGTTCGGATGGGCGAGAAGAACCGGATGAACCAGAACCTCATGGTAACTCTCCTCACCGGTTTCAACGAGCTGAACCGTCCCATCGAGGACGAGTAACTTACCAAAACCCTCTGTCTCATAAATCTCAAGCCTCTGATATTCCGTCTGGGTCTCAAAGAGCCTCCGAGTGACCTTGAAGCCGACACCGTAGCCCCGTGGATACCACTCGATGAAGGCGTTTTCCTCGTTACTGTAACCCATAAACCTCACCGGATTAAGTAGGACGTTGAGTTTTAAAGGTTGGGGTTCTCACTCCCGGGACAGATTTTTATAAACCCAAAAATATAAATGGAATGGGATGCGACCAATGGAGTCAAGAATACGCAGGACGCTGGCGAAGTTGCTCGCAGAGTTACAGGATGAGATAGAGGAGGGCATGGAGTATGGAGTCCCCCATTTAGTGGGGGAGGTACACCCCTCTGGAGAACCTCAGGTCTTTCTCTCCGTTGCACTCTTCGATGGGAAGAAGTACTCCTTTGCCATTCGAGAGGGGGGCGAAGTCCTGTTCATGCATCCAGCTGAGGAATCAAATCCACGTAGGCTTTTTTTCGAGGTGTGGCGCCTGATAGAGGGCAAACCCAATGGAGAAAAGAGCCTCAAACCGGGACTAAAGATTAGGGCCCCCCTGGAGGCCTTCCTCCAGAGAAAGGGTTTCAGTGTTCTCTGGATGAACGTCAGATCAGCGGGGGAAACAGAGCAGGTGGAGGTCTGGGCAACGAAAGAAGGAAGAAGATTCAGCCTCATATTCCAAAGGAAGGGTGCCGAATACCTCCTGACGGACGCTACAGAGATATAACGAAAAGACAGAAAAGTTTAGTATGGGAACATGACCACTACTGCCAGGACCGCAGCCGGCTTGTCATTAACGGTTGTGCTCGCACTCGCTACCCTGAAATCCCCCAGCTTCCAGCCACGCTGAGCGAAACCTTCTTCAACCATCTTCCTGACCATTCTCTCAGCCTCCTCCCTCGTGCAGTATCCGGAGTATTCATAGATTAAACCGCCCTCGTTGTTCTCGCTTATGCCCACCCCTAGAGCAGCGCTGATGGTCGCCCCCGGTTCATCACTCTCAATGTGCGCGTAGACAGTCGGCAGGAGCATCCCAATCGGCACATTGTGAACCCTTTCCATCCACTCGACATGGGCAGGAATAACACTGCTTAGCCTGACGAGGTTGACGTTGCCTATGCCGAGCTTGAGGAGCGCATTGTCGAAAGCGTTGAGTTTTGTCCTGCCCTCTGCGGCAGCAGCACCCAGGAAAGCCCTCTTCGGTGTTGTCCAGCTCATCTAAACCACCCATCTCACTTACAACTACTCCAGCGGTTAATAGGATGCTTAAAAAGGTTTCGGGATGGTATCTAGACAACAGAAAAGCCCGATTCGCTAAGAAGGACGTGAAAAACAGCCAGTAAATAAAAAACCAGGGGATCAAGACGATACAAAGCCCAGGACCATCACTAACCCCTTCTCTGCCCTAGAGACCCGAGCGTGGGGAGGAAAATGTCAAGAAGAATTCACACCTGTGAGTGCAAGAATCCTTCCAATAGTCGCGGCAAGGAATATCCCTGCTATAGAGGTGAAGGCGACAACGGCGTAAAGCTCGCCTGAGATCACTCCATATCCGTGGCCGAGGTCGGCAACCAACAGGCCGAGGACGCCAAAGCTCACAAGGCCCGTCGCTTTGGCAAGGGACGACCTCGTCGAACTGTCCCAGGTGAGGAGGAAGGTGAGGAGGAAGCGAACCGCGTAGACGGCAAGCATAACGTATACAACGGTCACCGTAACGCCTGCCCGGAAGTTCATGCCGCGCCAAGCGAAGAATATTGGAGCAAAGATCCCGTAGGTAGTGCCGCTTATTATGGTCTCAAGCCTCTCGTACTGCTTTGTCCCGACGAGGTCGCTGTGGAGGATTAAGCCCGCCAGGAAGCCACCTATCGTGAAGTGCATTCCCACTTCTTCGCTGAGGAAGCCGAGGAGTGAGGCGAGTATCATGAAAAGACCGAACACCGCCTCGTCGCTCCTAAGGCGCCTGAGCCGGGTCATCAACCAGACCTTGTGCTGGATTCCTATGGTGTAGTTGATGTAAAGAACAACCCCCACAAACAGAGCCTGCTCCAGCAGGGTTAGACACATATCAATGGGACTTTCCGAGGATTTAACGTTGGCAAGCAGGTAGACAACGACGAGTATCGTAACCTCACTTATTATCGCGTAGGAAATGGCGACGTGGAGGTACGACTCACCGAAGAAGCGCTTCAGTCGAATAACAACTGGCGCACTAGCTACGGCCAGGATGGAAGCGGCGAGGATGTTTCCCAAACCAACGGAGTATCCCGTCATCGGGAGAGTGAGGAGAAACATGACACCAAGCGTAATCAGGTAAACCGGAAAAGCCTTCTTTCCCCCCATATGGAGTTCCTCGGGGGTTATCTCAAGGCCCGCCGATATCATGAGGAAGAATATGCCAAACTCGGCGAGGAGGTTCATCTCCTGGGCCGGTGCACCCTTAAGGACGTAACCAAGGATAAGCCCAGCGGTTATCTCACCCACAAGGCCGGGGTAACCGATCCTCTCGAAAAGCTCAGCAAGGAACCTACCCACGGCGATTATGATAAGCACGTATCCGATTATCTGCACCAGCACACCCCCGAATTAGAATCCCCCACTCCTAGACCCCGGACGGATATAAGCCTTTCCATTTCGAGAAAGGTTTAAATGCTCAAAGCTATTACACCATCCGGTGATATTCATGATTGAAGTCGGCGAATACAAGATTAAGGAGGGTCTCTACTACACGAAGGACCATGAGTGGGCACAGGTCCTAGAGGATGGAACCGTTCTCATTGGCATAAGCGACTACGCCCAGAAGGAGCTCGGAGACCTAGCCTACGTTGAGCTTCCTGAGGTAGGGAAAGAGCTCAACAAGGGTGACACCCTCTGCGAGCTTGAGAGTGTCAAGGCAGTTTCCGAGGTCTACACCCCGGTCAGCGGAGAGGTGGTTGAGGTCAACGAGGAACTTGAAGATTCCCCGGAGCTTCTCAACGAGAGTCCCTACGAGAACTGGATAGCCAAGCTCAAGCCAAGCGACCCCGACGAGGAATTTAAGGAGCTCATGGATGCAGAGGCCTACGCCGAGTACCTAAAGAGCCTCTGATTGTTTTCTTCATTCCATTCCTTCTCAAAGAGAATTGAGGATGGTGTGAGCTCCGCCCTATTTTCTCATCACGCTGCGCGGGGCGCAGACTCAGATACCCTAGAGGTCGTCATCGCTCGTTCTACCCTCTTCGGGAGGGAGTTAAAAGGGTAGCGGCTTAAAGTGTTTCCCTCTCGAAACCCTTATAACTCCTGCCCCAGTAGTTAACTACTGGGGTGGTAGTTGTGTACTTTGACACCCGCCCGAAGAGGCGGAGGGAGGATCTGTACGACAGGGAAAAAGAGCTTAGTGAGTTCCAGGAGTCTCTAAATTCCAACAACTCCTTAACTGTCATCACGGGGATAAGAAGGCTTGGAAAGACTTCACTTCTCCTCGTTGGTCTTAACGAGCTTGACCTTCCCCACGTCCTCGTGGACTTCCGGGGGGTCAACCCGAATTCCCGCATGGACGTCTACAAGAGGATAGAGAGCGCAGTCAACACATTCTTCCGCGAGAACCGTGAGATATGGAGTGAACTCAAAGGAAACCTCAAAAACATCTCCGGCCTCCAGGTGCTCGGCTTTGGGGTGAACTTCTCCTGGAAGGATGAGAAGACCGATCTAATAGCCCTCTTCAGGGAGCTGGAGAAATACAACGTCGTCCTGGCCTTCGATGAGGTTCAATACCTCAGGGGGCCCGTTGGTAGCGAGTTCGCAGGTTTGATAGCCCACCTCTACGACTACTCCGAGTTGAGGATGGTGATGACCGGCTCCGAGGTGGGTCTGCTCCATGACTACCTCGGGGTCGATGACCCGGAAGCACCACTGTACGGACGGTACTTCCACGAGGTGAGCCTGTCCCGCTTTACTCCGGAGCAGAGCAGGGATTTCCTGCTGAAGGGGTTCGAACAGGTGGGTATAGGCCCACCGGAAAAGCTCATCGAAGACGCCGTTGAAAGGCTCGACGGCATAGTCGGCTGGCTCGTCCTCTTCGGGAGGAAGGCGATGGAGAAGGGCCTATCTAGGGGGCTCATAGACGGGGTCTTTGATGAGGCAAAGGCGCTCGCAATGAGCGAGTTCGAGAACTTTCTGGCGAAGAGGGTCGCGGCAAGGGACAGGTACGTCGAGATAATGCGGGCTGTAGCGGGCGGAAAACGGACGTGGGAGGAGATAAAAGAGCACCTAGAAAGGAAGGAGGGCAAGAGCATAGCCGACAGCGTCCTGGCGAGGCTCCTTAAGGGACTGGTTGATTCCTCTTTCCTTGAAAAAAGAATCGAGGGTAGGAACGTTTACTACGTGATTCCCGACCCGATACTGGAGGCGTGCTTCAAATGAGCTTTTCAAAAACATTTTTATCCAAGAGAACATATCATCAACTGTGAGGGGTTATGGAAGAGCTAATCACGGCAATCGAACGGGTGAGGTCAAAAGTCAACGCCCATCACCCATACTACTCCCGGAACGAGGAGGCTGTGAAGCAACAGCTCGTTTTTGAGATTTTCGAGGTGCTTGGATGGAACGTCAAAAATCCCGATGAAGTTCGCCCAGAAGATAAAACGGGAATGGGAAGGGCTGACTATGCCCTAGTTATCAACGGGGAGATGGTGGCATACATAGAGGCAAAGAAGCTTTCGGTTGACATCGTAAGGGATCCTTCGCCATTAAAGCAGCTCGGGAAGTATTGCTATGATCAAGGTGTTGAGTACGGGATTTTAACCAACGGCGTTCAATGGCGTGCAATGAAGTCTTTGAGGCAAAGAAGAGTATTGAGGAACGCGTTCTCCTTGAGGTCGACCTCATAAAGGATATTCCCGAAAGAAGTGCCTTTCTGCTGTCATTCCTGTCTAAGGAGAAGATAGAACGGATGGAGGATCTTGCAACAACGTTCAACCTCCTTGAGAGTTCGTTCCTAAAGCTTAATGTAGAGGGGTTCAACGAGGAGGAAATATTCAATGCACTCGGAAGCCCCAGGGAGAACTCAGTTAAAAAGACCGAGGAACCACCTGGAAAGGCGGTGCCTATCACCATGCTCAAAGATGTGACCTACACCAAACCGGCTAGGCACTGGTGAAGACTGAAGAAGGTTGGAAGGAGCTAGAACTGGTTAGAAAAGCCTGGAGGGTAGTTCTCGAGAGGTACGCGAAATTTATCTTCGAGAAGAAACGAGAGCTTCCCTACATTCCCGCTATGTGGTGAAAGATGTTTTAGAGCTGAGACCTGGTAGAAAGGATGGCAAAGACAGACACTATTCTAAAATCGGAGATTACTACGTATACGTTTGGTTAAGTGCTGAGAATACACTCAAACTGCTCAAAAAACTACAAGAAGCTTCTGGCGTTGAGCTTGCAATAGAGTCAGAGAAAAAGAAATAAATCAGGCGTTCTGCCCTTCCCTCTTCTTCGTGAGGTACTCGTGGATGGCCTTTGCTGCCTTCCTTCCGTCGCCCATGGCGAGGATGACGGTCGCTTCACCCCTTATCGCGTCGCCACCGGCAAAAACGCCAGGAATGCTCGTCATGAGGTTCTCGTCTACCACTATCCTTCCGCGCTCGACGTTGAGGCCCGGCGTGTTGACGATGAGCCTGTTCGGGTGCTTTCCGATGGCTATGATGACGGTGTCGGCCTCAAGCGTGACGTACTCGCCGGTTCCAACGATCTTCCTCTTTCCGCGCTTGTCCCTCTCGTCCAAAGCCTTCATCTTCTCGAACTTCACCGCTTTAACGTTGCCGTTCTCGTCACCAATGAACTCTACCGGGTTGATGAAGTACTCGAACTTTATGCCCTCCTCCTTGGCGTGGTGGACCTCCTCAACTCTCGCGCTGACATCTTCTTCACCGCGGCGGTAAGCTATCGTAACCTCCGCACCAAAGCGCCTTGAGCTCCTTGCGGCGTCCATCGCGGTATTACCGGCACCAATAACGATAACCTTCTTCCCAACGTAAACCGGCGTGTCGTACTCCGGGAACTTATAGGCCTTCATGAGGTTGACCCTCGTGAGGAACTCGTTTGCCGTATAGATGGCATTGAGGTTTATACCCGGAGCGTTGATGAGCCTCGGCGTTCCGGCTCCTGAGCCGATAAAAACGGCATCGTACTCCTCAAGAAGTTCCTCGATTGTGACTGTTCTGCCGACGATGTGGTCTGTCAGTATCTTGACGCCGAGCTTCCTGAGCTTGTCGATCTCCTTCTCAACGATACTCTTCGGCAGCCTGAATTCGGGTATGCCGTACATGAGAACCCCACCGGCCTCATGGAGGGCTTCGTAGATGGTGACGTCGTAGCCGAGCTTGGCCAGCTCTCCTGCCGCTGTGAGACCGGCCGGCCCGGCCCCAATAATGGCAACGTGTTGGCCCTTCTTCTCGATCTTCGGGATTATCTCGAAGAGAAGCTCCTCGTCTATGCCCTTCTCACGCGCGTAGTCGGCAACAAACCTCTCTAGCTTGCCGATGTTCACCTTATCGCCGACCTTGCCCATGACACAGTTCATCTCACACTGGTCCTCCTGCGGGCAGACACGGCCGGTGGTAGCCGGAAGCGAGTTGCAGGCCCAGATGACGTTGAGGGCCTCCTTAACGGCCTTGTCCGGGTTGTCGCGGTACTCAACGAGCTTGCTTATGAAGCCAGGAATATCGATGTGAACTGGGCAGCCCTTTATACACGGCGCGTAGTCATAGGGGCACTGAAGGCAGCGTTCGGCCTCCTTAACTGCCAGCTCGAAAGTGTAACCGAGGTTAACTTCAGCAAAGTCCTTGACCCTTTCCTCAGGTGGCCTCTCGGGAGTTGGGACGCGCTCCTTGATGATCTTCCTCTTAACCGCCATCACTGCTCACCCCCTTGTGCCTGGAGCTGCTTAAGGTATGTCTCGAGGGCAAGCCTCTCCATCGGGGCATAGAAGCCGCTCCTATGGATCAGCTCGTCCCAGTCGACCTTGTAGGCGTCGAACCCAGGCCCGTCAATGCACGCAAACTTAACCTCACCGCCAACGGTAACACGGCAGGAACCGCACATTCCAGTCCCATCGACAAGGATGGGGTGGAGGTCAGAGTGCATTGGTATTCCAAACTCCTTGACGACATTAAAGACGGCTTTCTGGCCTCCAGCGGGGCCAACGGAGAAGACGAAGTCAAAATCCTCGGTCTCAAGAAGCTCCCTCACCTTTGCAACGGCCCTCTTGACAAGCTCCTGGGCGATCTCGTTCATACCCCAGCCAGGCTGGAGATCGTAGCCCTCTATTATGTGCCTCGAAACGGCCTCCTCAAAGTCCTCCTTGAGGATAACCATCGGGTTTGGGGTAACGTGAAGCGTCGTAACGTCGTTTCCAAACTCCTGCCATGCTTTGGCTATCGGGAAGACTTCGACCATTCCGGTGATGAGTCCAATGGCAAGCACCTTCCCAAACTTTTCCATTGGGGCAGGGTTCCCCAGGGGGCCGGCGACGTTGAGGATCTCATCGCCAGGCTTAAGCTCATTAGCCATCCTCATGGTGGTTTTGCCGCGGACGAAGGTCACGAGCTCTATCCACCCTTCCTCACGGTCCCATTTTATGGGAGTTAGGGGTATCCTTTCACCGTTTGAGAAGGCCCTGACTATGACGAACTGGCCCGGCTGAACCTTCCTAGCCACGTGGGGGGCGTGTACCTTGTACCAGACCTCGTTCATGGCGAGTTCCTTCTTATCGAGTACTCTATAGGACATGATGAACACCTCCATACATAAGCCCAAAGCTGGACATCTAAGGGTTCACAAACTTGGGTGCTTATAAACCTGTTGTTAACCAAAGGTTGAAAAGGCGGAAGCATCCTCGGGGGAAAAGGGAAAGCGTTAAAAAAAGTTCGTGGAAGGTGAAACCGGAGGGAAGGAAATGGGGAGAATCATATACTGGGCTTCTGTGCTCCTCACCGCCATCGGACTGTTCTGGCCGGTGCTTTACGGCAATATAAAAGCACTGAGGAACATCCCTGGAAACCCGTCAATACAAGCACTCATTATGGTTTTAGTCTTCGGGGCGCTGGCGTACTTCACATACAGAGAAGGGGACAGGGAAACGAATGGAGGAGAGGTCACAGCCTCCGGATGAAGGTTATGTAACCAGTATGGGCCAGCATCGTCGTCTTAGGTCTTATACACTCCTTTTTGACTTCCTGTTCTCTCATGAGTACCTCAACAACCCTGGGCTTGTAGAAGTGTGCCCTGTACTCATGGAACGCCTGGAGGAAGCGGTGAACCTGGTTAGCGCAGGGGGTATAAGCCACCAAGTAGCCGCCGGGTCGGAGAACCTCCACCGCATGGGGAAGAACGTTCTCCGGCCTAGGAAGGTCGAGGATTATGTGGTCCGCGTGCTCTTCCTCTATGCCCTCATAGATGTCCCCGAGCCTTATCTCAACCCTGTCGGAAAATCCCGCAAACTCGACGTTATTCTTGGCGATCTCGGCGTGATCCTCCCTGATCTCGTAGCTGATAATCCTACCATTAGGACCCACCGCGTTGGCCAGGAAAATGGTTAGTGCACCACTCCCAGCTCCAGCCTCGATGATGGTGTTGCCGGGGGAGATGCCAGCATAGGCGACTATTATTCCCGCGTCCTTTGGGTGGACTATCTGCGGGCCTCTCTTCATCTTGGCTATAATGTCGTTAATGTCGGGCTTTATAGCTCTAAACTCCTCCCCCTTGTGACTTACTATCGACGTCCCGTAGGACTTCCCTATTAGCTCCCCCAGCCTCAGTATGCCCAAGTCAGTGTGGAACTCCCCATCGGATACCGTCACCAAGTAGCGCTTGCCCCTCCTGTCCACGAGCAATACCTTATCACCGTCCGTTATCAATGGCCCCGCCTCCCTTGAGTATAGTTATTCCATCACTTGACAGTCTAAACACCATGGAAGCCATCTCCTCGAGAATGGCTAGGTGTTCCCTCCGCACAACAGCCTCGTTTACAAAGTGTATCCCTACCCAGTCCTCAAGGGGAATAGTGCTGACACCCGTCAGGAGAGATTTAACGGCGTTATCCCCCCCAAAATGGACGTAGTGACCGAGGCCAAACGTGACTAGATACTCAGGCTTCGTTGGAAGCCTGCTCACCCTGCTGATTATCGTGTGGTAGTTCTTCAGGAAGGAACCTGGTTCGTAAGATGGGCTGATGTCCATTAAAAGCTCACCGTAACTCGCCAAACCAGGACCGACCTTCACAACCTTTATACTCTTCACCAAACCTATCAAACGGGAGTACTCCTTACCGGAGACCCTGCGGGCGTAGTTTCTGAGTAGGAGATTCCCGACACCGAAGAAGTCCGCCACAACAACACTGTCCGTCTCAACCAGTAAGGGCATTAAGAGACCCCATGAGAAATCCTCAACGGGGTAATAAGGTTCATACTCAACAATGACCGTGTCCCCCCTGTTGGCCTTGCCAAGCAGGTATCTGCAGAGGGCATAAACGTCCATGTTCCTCACCAAAAGGGTTTTTAACGGGGATTCTTTTAAACCTTGTCCGGTGAGACAATGGTGAAGTTCGTAGTGTGGCCCAGCGAACTGGACGCGAGGCTTAGCAGAAAGTACGGAAGGATGGTGGGAAAGGAAACCGCGGTCGATTCTCCTGGAATAGATGAGATAGCTGAAGCTGCAAGGGCTTTGGGTATGAGCATCATCGAGAGTTATGAGGGAAAGCTGAACCCTCGCCTGTCGGGCCTTGGGGAAGCGTACAGAGCCAAGGGGATGATCCGGGTGGAGAGCAAACACCCAAAGGGCAAGGCGCTGAGAATGATTGCACAGAAGGTGAGAGAGTTTAGAAAAGCGAGAGGCAAATCCAAAGGCAAGAAGCGCAAATCCGGGAAGAAAAAGAGGTAATCACTCCTCCTCTTCCATCTCGACTACTATGGCTGTGGTGGTGTCGATAACACCGTCTATGTTGTGTATGTCGTGGAGAATTCTTCTGGTAAGCTCTCCAAGGTCGTTGGCCTCTATGTGGACTATGGCGTCATAGGGACCGGTTACAGCATCGGCCTTCGTAACGCCTGGGATCTGCTTGAGCGCCTCTATGACGCTCTCAACTTTTCCAATCTCAACGGTCAACAAAACATACGACCTGACCATTTTCACCACCGGGAAAGGTTTTACGTGAATACTTCCATTCCAACTCATTTAAGCTTTTCGTAACTTAGACATCAGGCCATTATAGCCGGGTAATACACCAAAGACATTATTACTATACCAAAACGTTCATCGAAAGATTTATACGTTTCCTAAAACAAGGTATATTGCCTTAATCCCCAGAGGTGAGCATTCATGAGGGGAAAGATTGCAGCAGCACTTTTATTGGTTTTTGTTGTGGCTTTTTCAGTAGCGGCCAGCGGCTGTATCGGCGGTGGCAGTAGTCCGACAACCACTACAATGAGCCCCACAGGAAGCAAGTCCACTTCAAGTCCCACGACATCCAGCCCGGTGACTACTACCGTTCAGTCATCCAAGGCAGTAAATTACATTGAAGGACATCTCTCAAAGGCAACCGTCATAGACACGCCCAAATACGTCGTTGTAGTTGGGCCGGCAGGGAGCGGTGCAAAGGTCTCAAACCTCCCGAACAAGCCAGCTATAGTCGTCGCCTACAAAGTTAACGCGGCCAAGACTCCGAGCATACAAGAGCTTATGAAGAACCAGCAGGGATTCGGGCAGATAAACCCTGCCTTCCTCCGTGATCCCGACATGGACGCTCTAATCCAGCTCGCTAGGGAAATAACCAACCCCACCATCAGGGGGGCACTTTACAACGCTCTCTACGTACTCGCCAACAGGCAGGTTCCCGAGATAATCCTCGGTGACAACAAGGCGGTTCGCGTTTACTGGAACTGGGTGCACAACTGGTACTACAACCCAGTCCTAGCTCCGCGCTGGGACCTAGTCATGAAGGACAAGAACGCACCGACCGTTAGTATAGGCATAGGTGACTACAAGAACGAACCCGGGACCATAGTCGAAACCACGTTCGGATGGCCGAGCTCCTTCGATCCGGCCTTTGACTACGAGACCTTTGGCTGGGCCCTCTACCACAACGTCGGCGACACCCTAGTTACCTACTGGGAGAACGAGACAACGAAGGTATCACCCGACCTCGCCGTTGCTTGGGCACACAACAAGGATGGAACCGTCTGGTACTTCGTCATCAGGGGTGGTGTTAAAGCCTACGACCCCAAGAACGGCGAGCTTTACCCGATAAACGCCACTGACGTTGAGTTCGAGTTCTGGCGCGTCCTCAGGGCCGGTTACTCAGTCAACTGGATGCTGGCAACCTACACCAACCTTTCGAAGAGCTATGCGATGAGCGACAGCGAGTTTGAGAAGGTCCTCCAGAACGGCGGCGTAATAGCCGACTTCAACGGCAAGACCAAGGAAGTTAATAACCTCAACGAGCTGCTCCAGTTCTTCGGCTACAGCGGACCGACGGCTGGAGTCTACAAGCTCGTCCTGCCGCACCCGTATGGAGGAATACTGAGCGTTCTCGCTGACCCCTACCTCATGGTCATCCCGGCCAAGTACATGCTCGGCAGCAAGTACGAGGAGGCCATGAAGGCCGCCAAGTGGGGCAGGGACCCCGAGGCCTGGAACAACTACGTCCAGTCAGGATCCAAGGACCCGATACACACAATGCTCCAGAACAACTACATCGGAGCCTTCACCGGGCCGTTCTACATCAAGGCCGCCAAGCAGAACAGCTACATAATCCTCGAGAGGAACCCGTACTACTGGAACTCCAGCATATGGAACAAGCTTCAGCAGAAGTACCCGAACTACGTCGTCACCAAGAGGGTTATCTACGTCCTCTCAAGCGATGCAACAACGCGCATAAGCCTCTTCCAGAAGGGAGTTGCGGACATAGCGGCCGTTCCAGTTGACAGGCTCGACGCTGTGAAGAACCTCAAGCTCGGCAACTTCGAGTCTAGGATTGACTCCTTCGTCACACCAGACATGGTCTTCATCGTCCTAAACGCCGCAAAGAAGCCCTTTGACAACGTTAAAGTTAGGGAAGCGCTTGCATGGGCTACACCGTACGAGCAGATTTACAAGGCTGTCTACCAGAGTTACATGGTGCCCAATTACGGTCCAATTCCGATTGGATGGCTCGGCTACACAGAGTACAATGTCATCAAGTATAATTACAACATTGGAAAAGCCCTCCAGCTAATCAAGGAAGCCGGTATCAAACCCAGCGACTACACCATAAACATCTACTACAACACTGGAAACACCCAGCGTGAGAAGATAGCAACGCTCCTTCAGAACACCTGGGGACAGCTCGGCTTTAAGATTTCAGTTACACCACTCTCATGGCCAACGTTGCTGAGCAAGACCGCCAGCGGCGACTTCAACGTTTACATCGTTGGATGGGCACCGGACTTCCTCGACCCGGACGACTACATTGGACCGTTCCTCCAGAGCGCCGTTGTCTTCGACAGCCTCAACTACGAAGTTATTAACGGATGAAGCCCTTTCTTTTCTTTTAATTCCATTCTCAAGCCTCAGGAGGGAAGAACATGGCAGGACTAGGGAAATTCCTGGTAAGAAGGGGTCTAACATTCATTCCCACTCTCATAGGAGTTACGCTCATCGTTTTTATCATAGCGTATGTAATCCCGGCCAACCCCGTCCGCGCATGGG
Coding sequences within it:
- the speE gene encoding polyamine aminopropyltransferase; protein product: MGYSNEENAFIEWYPRGYGVGFKVTRRLFETQTEYQRLEIYETEGFGKLLVLDGTVQLVETGEESYHEVLVHPVLLAHPNPKRVLVIGGGDGGTLREILRHETVEKASMVEIDDGVVEASYLYLDVAKDLLDKLVKNECERAELIIGDGVEYLRESDDKFDVIIVDSTDPVGPAKLLFSEGFYRDAYERLNDPGIYITQAGSVYLFTNELLDAYRAMKKVFDRVYYFSFPVIGYASPWSFLVGVKGDIDFTKVDLGRAKKLDLYYYDPERHETLFQIPRYVRKLLEEK
- a CDS encoding pyruvoyl-dependent arginine decarboxylase, whose protein sequence is MSWTTPKRAFLGAAAAEGRTKLNAFDNALLKLGIGNVNLVRLSSVIPAHVEWMERVHNVPIGMLLPTVYAHIESDEPGATISAALGVGISENNEGGLIYEYSGYCTREEAERMVRKMVEEGFAQRGWKLGDFRVASASTTVNDKPAAVLAVVVMFPY
- a CDS encoding cation:proton antiporter, with protein sequence MQIIGYVLIIIAVGRFLAELFERIGYPGLVGEITAGLILGYVLKGAPAQEMNLLAEFGIFFLMISAGLEITPEELHMGGKKAFPVYLITLGVMFLLTLPMTGYSVGLGNILAASILAVASAPVVIRLKRFFGESYLHVAISYAIISEVTILVVVYLLANVKSSESPIDMCLTLLEQALFVGVVLYINYTIGIQHKVWLMTRLRRLRSDEAVFGLFMILASLLGFLSEEVGMHFTIGGFLAGLILHSDLVGTKQYERLETIISGTTYGIFAPIFFAWRGMNFRAGVTVTVVYVMLAVYAVRFLLTFLLTWDSSTRSSLAKATGLVSFGVLGLLVADLGHGYGVISGELYAVVAFTSIAGIFLAATIGRILALTGVNSS
- the gcvH gene encoding glycine cleavage system protein GcvH — encoded protein: MIEVGEYKIKEGLYYTKDHEWAQVLEDGTVLIGISDYAQKELGDLAYVELPEVGKELNKGDTLCELESVKAVSEVYTPVSGEVVEVNEELEDSPELLNESPYENWIAKLKPSDPDEEFKELMDAEAYAEYLKSL
- a CDS encoding ATP-binding protein yields the protein MVVVYFDTRPKRRREDLYDREKELSEFQESLNSNNSLTVITGIRRLGKTSLLLVGLNELDLPHVLVDFRGVNPNSRMDVYKRIESAVNTFFRENREIWSELKGNLKNISGLQVLGFGVNFSWKDEKTDLIALFRELEKYNVVLAFDEVQYLRGPVGSEFAGLIAHLYDYSELRMVMTGSEVGLLHDYLGVDDPEAPLYGRYFHEVSLSRFTPEQSRDFLLKGFEQVGIGPPEKLIEDAVERLDGIVGWLVLFGRKAMEKGLSRGLIDGVFDEAKALAMSEFENFLAKRVAARDRYVEIMRAVAGGKRTWEEIKEHLERKEGKSIADSVLARLLKGLVDSSFLEKRIEGRNVYYVIPDPILEACFK
- a CDS encoding type I restriction endonuclease, translated to MEELITAIERVRSKVNAHHPYYSRNEEAVKQQLVFEIFEVLGWNVKNPDEVRPEDKTGMGRADYALVINGEMVAYIEAKKLSVDIVRDPSPLKQLGKYCYDQGVEYGILTNGVQWRAMKSLRQRRVLRNAFSLRSTS
- the gltA gene encoding NADPH-dependent glutamate synthase; translated protein: MAVKRKIIKERVPTPERPPEERVKDFAEVNLGYTFELAVKEAERCLQCPYDYAPCIKGCPVHIDIPGFISKLVEYRDNPDKAVKEALNVIWACNSLPATTGRVCPQEDQCEMNCVMGKVGDKVNIGKLERFVADYAREKGIDEELLFEIIPKIEKKGQHVAIIGAGPAGLTAAGELAKLGYDVTIYEALHEAGGVLMYGIPEFRLPKSIVEKEIDKLRKLGVKILTDHIVGRTVTIEELLEEYDAVFIGSGAGTPRLINAPGINLNAIYTANEFLTRVNLMKAYKFPEYDTPVYVGKKVIVIGAGNTAMDAARSSRRFGAEVTIAYRRGEEDVSARVEEVHHAKEEGIKFEYFINPVEFIGDENGNVKAVKFEKMKALDERDKRGKRKIVGTGEYVTLEADTVIIAIGKHPNRLIVNTPGLNVERGRIVVDENLMTSIPGVFAGGDAIRGEATVILAMGDGRKAAKAIHEYLTKKREGQNA